The following proteins are encoded in a genomic region of Enterocloster clostridioformis:
- the rnc gene encoding ribonuclease III, with protein sequence MNSHLKELEERISYEFKNKNLFTQALTHSSYANEHRLDHSRCNERLEFLGDAVLEIVTSEFLYRKYETLPEGDLTKIRASIVCEPTLAYCAGDIKLGQYLYLGKGEDATGGRNRNSVVSDAMEALIGAIYLDGGFANAKEFIHRFILNDIEHKQLFYDSKTILQEMVQSRQEAPLSYEIIREEGPDHNKSFEVCAKIGDEEVGRGAGRTKKAAEQVAAYNGILKLKAQEAAAEE encoded by the coding sequence ATGAACAGTCATTTAAAAGAACTGGAAGAGAGGATTTCATACGAGTTTAAAAACAAGAACCTGTTTACCCAGGCCCTGACCCACAGCTCCTATGCCAACGAGCACCGTCTGGACCACAGCAGGTGCAATGAGCGCCTGGAGTTTTTGGGGGATGCTGTCCTGGAAATCGTGACCAGCGAATTCCTCTACCGCAAGTATGAGACACTGCCGGAAGGAGATTTGACAAAAATCAGGGCCAGCATTGTGTGCGAACCCACCCTGGCTTACTGCGCTGGGGATATTAAGCTGGGCCAATACCTGTACCTGGGCAAGGGCGAGGATGCCACCGGCGGCCGGAACCGCAATTCCGTGGTGTCAGACGCCATGGAGGCACTGATTGGCGCGATTTACCTGGACGGTGGTTTTGCTAATGCAAAAGAGTTCATTCATCGTTTTATCTTAAACGACATCGAACACAAGCAGCTCTTTTATGATAGCAAGACTATCTTACAGGAGATGGTGCAGAGCCGCCAGGAGGCGCCCCTGTCCTATGAGATTATCCGTGAGGAAGGGCCGGACCACAATAAATCCTTTGAGGTCTGTGCCAAAATCGGGGATGAGGAGGTCGGCCGGGGCGCGGGACGTACCAAGAAGGCGGCAGAACAGGTGGCTGCCTATAACGGCATCCTGAAGCTTAAGGCGCAGGAAGCCGCAGCAGAAGAATAA
- the acpP gene encoding acyl carrier protein, whose protein sequence is MEFEKLQGIIAEVLNIEPEEVTMAATFVDDLGADSLDIFQIIMGIEEEFDIEIPNEAAEQIVTVGDAVEQIKNALN, encoded by the coding sequence ATGGAATTTGAGAAATTACAGGGTATTATCGCAGAAGTTTTGAACATTGAACCGGAGGAAGTGACAATGGCAGCTACATTCGTAGATGACCTGGGTGCGGATTCACTGGACATTTTCCAGATTATCATGGGAATTGAAGAGGAATTCGACATTGAGATTCCAAATGAGGCTGCAGAACAGATTGTGACAGTAGGCGATGCAGTAGAGCAGATTAAGAACGCTTTAAACTAA
- the ftsY gene encoding signal recognition particle-docking protein FtsY, giving the protein MAEGKKGFFGRLVEGLAKTRSNIVSGIDSIFSGFSAIDDDFYEEIEETLIMGDLGIQTTMSIVEDLRKKVKEQHIREPEECKELLINSIKEQMDLGENAYEFEHRKSVVLVIGVNGVGKTTSVGKLAGQLKDDGRRVILAAADTFRAAAIEQLTEWASRAGVELIAQQEGSDPAAVIYDAVAAAKSRKADVLICDTAGRLHNKKNLMEELKKINRIIDKEYPDAYRETLVVLDGTTGQNALAQARQFMEVADITGIILTKLDGTAKGGIAVAIQSELGIPVKYIGIGEKIDDLQKFNADDFVNALFHVQK; this is encoded by the coding sequence ATGGCAGAGGGAAAGAAGGGCTTTTTCGGGCGCCTGGTAGAGGGCCTGGCCAAAACCCGCAGCAATATCGTGTCAGGGATAGATTCCATTTTCAGTGGTTTTTCCGCCATTGACGATGATTTCTATGAGGAGATAGAGGAGACCCTTATCATGGGAGATTTGGGAATCCAGACCACCATGTCCATTGTGGAGGATTTGCGTAAGAAGGTGAAGGAGCAGCACATCCGGGAACCGGAGGAGTGCAAGGAGCTTTTAATCAACAGCATAAAGGAGCAGATGGACCTGGGCGAAAACGCATACGAATTCGAGCACAGGAAGTCCGTGGTTCTGGTCATCGGTGTCAACGGAGTGGGCAAGACCACATCCGTGGGCAAGCTGGCCGGACAGCTTAAGGACGACGGACGCAGGGTCATACTGGCGGCGGCGGATACCTTTCGGGCGGCTGCCATTGAGCAGCTGACTGAATGGGCCTCACGGGCCGGAGTGGAGCTTATAGCGCAGCAGGAGGGGTCTGACCCGGCGGCTGTTATCTATGACGCGGTGGCGGCAGCCAAGTCCAGGAAGGCGGACGTGCTTATCTGTGATACGGCCGGAAGGCTTCACAATAAGAAGAATCTGATGGAAGAGCTTAAGAAAATCAACCGGATCATTGACAAGGAATATCCGGATGCCTACAGGGAGACTCTGGTGGTGTTAGACGGCACCACGGGACAGAATGCCCTGGCCCAGGCCCGCCAGTTTATGGAGGTGGCCGACATCACAGGCATTATCCTGACTAAACTGGACGGCACAGCCAAAGGCGGCATTGCCGTGGCCATTCAGTCCGAGCTGGGAATTCCTGTAAAATACATTGGAATCGGGGAGAAGATAGACGACCTGCAGAAATTCAATGCGGATGATTTTGTCAATGCCCTGTTCCATGTGCAGAAATAA
- a CDS encoding carboxylesterase family protein has translation MKKKWLLLLIAGAVLASGCKGENMGRGQAVMTQETAAGENPVPEAPAAAPETSVQPQEAAEEKRKDTAFGPVEGIEKGKALVWYGIPYGKEPSGSLRWKAPLDPDVWTERLSATDFKEPALQLENEAVIGTEDCLNLDVYSRKGAKKLPVIVFIHGGNNQTGNTRELIGTEMAVKNDMVFVSVNYRLGLLGFNCLPALMEEEHATGNFAMLDIAKALDWVRENIEQFGGDPENITVSGFSAGGRDVMAMLISPLFKGKFQKAVVFSGGMTVSDQELSAKKIAAAIAPLAVEDGKAGDETEAEEWLLGTGKEVRDYLYSISSERLSALMGNAGIRMSVFPHLYADGVVIPKEGFETDAYIDVPVLMLTGTTEFSMFAYGDSYYSGSGMEGLSEEELLAAKNFAIKYGSRMYGYFNTEASAEKMSSSYESPIYLCSVNYGDSSSAYPIPVYGSFHGIFIPMLSTENNYAPMLPDTFNQPGYVDMGNLFLQYLKNFLYTGDPNGQGLEAWSPWDEKTHLTMVLDAAEGKALAECKSVKTSYGVIMDEMDQDETISKEIKEKVIANVMNGRWFSGHLDQRYENKSLWVD, from the coding sequence ATGAAGAAAAAATGGCTATTGCTCTTAATAGCGGGAGCTGTGCTGGCATCCGGCTGTAAGGGGGAAAACATGGGAAGAGGACAAGCGGTTATGACGCAGGAGACTGCGGCCGGGGAGAATCCGGTTCCGGAAGCGCCGGCTGCTGCGCCGGAGACATCAGTCCAGCCACAGGAGGCTGCAGAGGAAAAGAGAAAGGATACTGCTTTTGGTCCGGTTGAAGGGATTGAAAAGGGGAAGGCGCTGGTATGGTACGGCATTCCTTATGGAAAGGAACCTTCTGGCAGTCTCCGCTGGAAGGCACCATTGGATCCGGATGTCTGGACGGAAAGGCTTTCCGCCACGGATTTTAAGGAGCCTGCCCTTCAGCTTGAAAATGAAGCGGTTATCGGAACGGAGGATTGCTTAAACTTAGATGTTTACAGCAGGAAAGGGGCCAAAAAGCTTCCTGTTATTGTTTTTATCCATGGAGGCAACAATCAAACCGGAAATACCAGGGAATTAATAGGAACTGAAATGGCAGTGAAAAATGATATGGTTTTTGTATCAGTGAATTACCGTTTGGGACTTCTGGGCTTTAACTGTCTGCCCGCCCTTATGGAAGAGGAACATGCCACCGGCAACTTTGCCATGCTGGATATAGCAAAGGCTCTTGACTGGGTAAGGGAAAATATTGAGCAGTTTGGCGGCGATCCGGAAAACATAACGGTTTCGGGGTTCAGCGCGGGAGGGCGCGATGTGATGGCCATGCTCATAAGCCCTCTGTTTAAAGGAAAATTCCAAAAAGCCGTGGTTTTCAGCGGCGGTATGACCGTGTCCGACCAGGAATTGAGCGCAAAAAAAATTGCAGCTGCCATTGCGCCTTTGGCCGTAGAGGATGGGAAAGCAGGGGATGAAACAGAGGCAGAGGAATGGCTTTTAGGAACAGGGAAGGAGGTGCGGGATTATTTATACAGCATTTCTTCAGAACGCTTAAGCGCCCTTATGGGAAACGCGGGAATACGGATGAGCGTGTTCCCCCACCTTTACGCCGATGGTGTTGTGATTCCAAAGGAAGGCTTTGAAACAGATGCGTATATAGATGTGCCTGTTCTGATGCTCACCGGAACTACAGAATTCAGCATGTTTGCCTATGGAGATAGTTATTATTCCGGAAGCGGCATGGAAGGTCTTTCAGAGGAGGAGCTCCTTGCCGCAAAAAATTTTGCCATAAAATATGGAAGCAGAATGTATGGATATTTTAACACAGAGGCTTCCGCTGAGAAGATGAGCTCTTCCTATGAATCTCCCATTTATTTATGCAGCGTCAATTATGGGGATTCCAGCTCCGCCTATCCAATTCCTGTTTACGGGTCTTTCCATGGTATTTTTATACCCATGCTTTCCACAGAGAACAATTATGCCCCCATGCTGCCTGATACCTTTAACCAGCCTGGATATGTGGACATGGGGAATCTGTTTTTGCAGTACCTTAAAAACTTCCTTTACACAGGAGATCCAAACGGCCAGGGCCTTGAAGCCTGGAGCCCATGGGACGAAAAAACGCATCTTACCATGGTGCTTGACGCCGCAGAGGGCAAAGCCCTGGCAGAATGTAAGTCTGTAAAAACGTCTTACGGTGTAATTATGGATGAAATGGACCAGGATGAAACCATATCCAAAGAAATAAAAGAAAAGGTAATCGCAAATGTGATGAACGGCAGATGGTTCAGCGGCCACCTGGATCAGCGCTATGAAAATAAAAGCCTTTGGGTGGATTAA
- a CDS encoding glycoside hydrolase family 1 protein codes for MSVLKENFLWGGAVAANQCEGAWNVDGKGVSCADLCTGGSRATSKRITRAVEEGTFYPSHEAIDFYHHYKEDIALFAEMGFKCFRFSIAWTRIFPTGMEEEPNEAGLKFYDDVIEECLKHDIEPLVTISHYEMPFAMTEKYNGWASRECVELFVKYAKVLFKRYKGKVKYWLTFNEINAGTMPMGGYLSLGILNEGTTDFMNQKDIPALRFQGIHHQFVASALAVMEGHEIDPDCQIGCMICHITTYPLTCNPNDILKAQKKNQIMNQFCGDVQVRGEYPHFMKRYFEENQITVNMEPGDAEILKQGCVDFYTFSYYMSNCESADKDKVRTGGNLAGGAKNPYLESSDWGWQIDPKGLRYTLNELYGRYRIPLMVVENGLGAYDKIEEDGKIHDEYRIDYLKKHIEQLKEAVRDGVDLMGYTPWGCIDLVSASTGEMAKRYGFIYVEKYDDGTGDLSRRKKDSFDWYKKVIESNGEEL; via the coding sequence ATGTCAGTATTAAAAGAAAACTTTTTATGGGGCGGCGCAGTGGCCGCCAACCAGTGCGAGGGAGCCTGGAATGTGGACGGAAAGGGGGTGTCCTGCGCTGATTTGTGCACAGGAGGTTCCCGCGCAACCTCCAAGAGGATTACGAGAGCTGTGGAGGAGGGGACCTTTTATCCCAGCCATGAGGCCATTGATTTCTACCATCATTATAAAGAGGACATCGCCCTCTTTGCAGAAATGGGTTTTAAGTGCTTCCGGTTTTCTATTGCCTGGACCAGGATTTTCCCCACTGGAATGGAAGAGGAGCCAAATGAAGCCGGATTAAAATTCTATGATGATGTCATAGAGGAATGCTTAAAGCATGATATTGAACCTTTGGTAACCATTTCCCATTATGAAATGCCCTTTGCCATGACGGAAAAATACAATGGCTGGGCTTCCAGAGAATGTGTGGAGCTTTTTGTGAAATACGCAAAGGTCTTATTTAAGCGGTATAAAGGAAAGGTGAAATACTGGCTGACCTTCAATGAAATCAACGCAGGCACCATGCCCATGGGAGGCTATTTGTCTCTGGGAATTTTAAATGAAGGCACCACGGATTTTATGAACCAGAAGGATATTCCGGCCCTGCGTTTTCAAGGGATTCACCATCAGTTTGTGGCAAGCGCCCTGGCTGTCATGGAAGGACATGAGATTGACCCTGACTGCCAAATCGGCTGTATGATCTGCCATATCACCACCTATCCCCTCACCTGCAATCCTAATGATATATTGAAGGCTCAGAAGAAAAACCAGATCATGAACCAGTTCTGCGGGGATGTACAGGTTAGGGGAGAATATCCTCACTTTATGAAACGGTATTTTGAGGAAAATCAAATCACTGTTAACATGGAGCCAGGGGATGCAGAAATTTTAAAGCAGGGCTGCGTGGACTTCTATACCTTCAGCTACTACATGTCAAACTGCGAGAGCGCTGACAAAGACAAGGTCCGGACAGGCGGCAATTTAGCCGGAGGGGCCAAAAATCCATATCTGGAATCCAGCGACTGGGGCTGGCAGATCGACCCTAAGGGCTTACGGTACACCTTAAATGAGCTTTATGGCCGCTACCGCATCCCCTTAATGGTGGTGGAAAACGGTCTGGGCGCTTATGACAAGATTGAAGAGGACGGAAAAATCCATGATGAGTACCGCATTGATTATTTGAAAAAGCATATTGAGCAGTTGAAGGAAGCGGTCAGGGATGGCGTGGACTTGATGGGTTATACTCCATGGGGCTGCATTGACTTAGTCAGCGCTTCCACAGGAGAGATGGCAAAGCGGTACGGCTTCATCTATGTGGAAAAATACGACGACGGAACAGGGGATTTATCCAGGAGAAAAAAGGATTCCTTTGACTGGTATAAGAAGGTGATTGAAAGCAATGGGGAAGAACTGTAA
- the smc gene encoding chromosome segregation protein SMC has protein sequence MYLKSIEIQGFKSFANKLVFEFHNGITGIVGPNGSGKSNVADAVRWVLGEQRIKQLRGASMQDVIFAGTEMRKPQGFAYVAITLDNSDHQLAIDYDQVTVSRRLYRSGESEYMINGSACRLKDINELFYDTGIGKEGYSIIGQGQIDRILSGKPEERRELFDEAAGIVKFKRRKAIAQKKLEDEQANLVRVSDILSELEKQVGPLERQSRAAREYLQLKDSLKICDANLFLMETEGTGKQLEEVEKRQQILSGDMEDTGRESERLKAGYEELEQSLADLERRMAADRDELSQGTVLKGNLEGQINVLKEQIHTEEMNQEHLEHRRDVIKEELAAKNQQLDSYREELKAMGGQVRDALKRQEEAGARLEGQDEAIRRLEEAIEGAKGSIIQALNERASLTARQQRYETMLEQVNLRRSEVSQKLLRFKSDESVQDEHIGRERALLDQLNEELEQKQFAAQETEDALLKAEQESRRLNRNLNDTQQEYHMAYTKLESLKNLAERYDGYGNSIRRVMEVRDRVHGIHGVVADIITTSQKYETAIETALGGSIQNIVTDSEATAKQLIEYLKKNKYGRATFLPLTSINGKQVFSQPAALKEKGVLGLASDLVQVDSRYEGLARYLLGRVVVADTIDNAIALARKYKYSLRIVTLEGELLSAGGSMTGGAFKNSSNLLGRRREIDELENTCSKALVQVEKIQKELNLEESLAQEKKGELEKLRADIQSMAIRENTIRMNISQLEDKKAEIAESSTDLVREHGQLEEQVKEINESRTALTQDSRELEQVSTQANQEIEDKTVLLENSRKERETCAADLSALQMEAANLRQKQDFIRENSDRVSGEIKKLTEEFDSLAEGTENSGQVIEGKRQEIAHLGELIQNAMVHMKELEQVMAGHEAEKEEMSLRQKAFLAKREELTARLAELDKDMFRVQAQKEKLEEKLEASTAYMWSEYEMTYSTALELKREEYQSVPEVKKLIDELKSRIKGLGNINVNAIEDYKEVSERYEFMRTQHEDLVTAQAELEKIIEELDTGMRRQFEEKFGEIRAEFDKVFKELFGGGRGTLELMEDEDILEAGIQIIAQPPGKKLQNMMQLSGGEKALTAISLLFAIQNLKPSPFCLLDEIEAALDDSNVDRFAGYLHKLTRNTQFIVITHRRGTMVSADRLYGITMQEKGVSTLVSVNLIADDLDK, from the coding sequence ATGTATTTAAAAAGTATTGAGATTCAGGGGTTTAAATCCTTTGCCAACAAGCTGGTATTTGAATTCCATAACGGCATTACCGGTATCGTTGGCCCCAACGGCAGCGGCAAGAGCAATGTGGCCGACGCAGTGCGCTGGGTACTGGGCGAGCAGCGCATCAAGCAGTTGCGCGGCGCCAGCATGCAGGATGTCATCTTTGCGGGAACCGAGATGAGAAAGCCCCAGGGATTTGCCTACGTGGCTATCACCCTGGACAACAGCGACCATCAGCTGGCCATTGACTATGACCAGGTGACGGTATCCCGCCGTCTCTACCGTTCCGGTGAGAGCGAGTATATGATAAACGGCAGCGCCTGCAGACTAAAGGATATCAACGAGCTGTTCTATGATACGGGTATAGGCAAAGAGGGATACTCCATTATCGGACAGGGACAGATTGACAGAATACTAAGCGGTAAGCCGGAAGAACGCCGGGAGCTTTTTGATGAAGCTGCCGGTATCGTTAAATTTAAGCGCCGCAAGGCCATTGCCCAGAAGAAGCTGGAGGACGAGCAGGCCAACCTGGTCCGCGTAAGCGATATCCTCTCCGAGCTGGAGAAGCAGGTGGGCCCCCTGGAGCGTCAGTCCAGGGCGGCCAGGGAATATCTTCAGTTAAAGGACAGCCTTAAGATATGCGATGCCAACCTGTTTCTCATGGAGACAGAGGGAACGGGAAAGCAGCTGGAGGAAGTGGAGAAGCGCCAGCAGATCCTCTCCGGCGATATGGAAGACACAGGCAGGGAATCTGAGCGCCTGAAGGCCGGATATGAGGAGCTGGAGCAGTCCCTGGCAGATCTGGAGCGCCGCATGGCAGCTGACCGGGATGAGCTGAGCCAGGGCACGGTGCTGAAGGGAAATCTGGAGGGCCAGATCAATGTCTTGAAGGAACAGATACATACGGAGGAGATGAACCAGGAGCATCTGGAGCACAGGCGGGATGTGATTAAAGAGGAGCTGGCCGCCAAGAATCAGCAGCTGGACTCCTATAGAGAAGAACTAAAGGCCATGGGCGGCCAGGTGAGGGATGCCCTAAAGCGCCAGGAGGAAGCCGGAGCCCGCCTGGAGGGACAGGATGAGGCCATCCGCCGTCTGGAGGAAGCCATTGAGGGGGCAAAGGGGAGCATCATACAGGCCCTTAACGAGAGAGCCTCCCTGACGGCCAGACAGCAGCGCTATGAGACCATGCTGGAGCAGGTGAATTTACGGCGCAGCGAGGTATCGCAGAAGCTTCTCAGATTTAAGAGCGACGAGTCGGTGCAGGATGAGCACATCGGCAGGGAACGGGCTTTGTTAGACCAGCTGAATGAGGAGCTGGAGCAGAAGCAGTTCGCGGCTCAGGAGACTGAGGACGCCCTTCTTAAGGCAGAGCAGGAATCCCGCCGCCTGAACCGGAATTTAAACGACACCCAGCAGGAGTACCATATGGCCTACACCAAGCTGGAGTCCCTTAAGAACCTGGCGGAACGCTATGACGGCTACGGCAACAGCATCCGCAGGGTCATGGAGGTGCGTGACCGGGTACACGGCATTCATGGGGTGGTGGCTGATATCATCACCACCAGCCAGAAGTATGAGACAGCCATCGAGACAGCCCTGGGCGGAAGCATCCAGAACATTGTAACGGATTCAGAGGCAACGGCCAAACAGCTGATTGAGTATCTGAAGAAGAATAAATACGGCAGGGCCACCTTCCTTCCGCTGACCAGCATTAACGGCAAACAGGTATTTTCCCAGCCCGCGGCCCTGAAGGAAAAGGGAGTTCTGGGACTGGCCAGCGATCTGGTCCAGGTGGACTCCCGGTATGAAGGCCTGGCCAGGTACCTGTTAGGCCGTGTGGTAGTGGCAGACACCATCGACAACGCCATTGCGCTGGCCAGAAAGTATAAGTACAGTCTGCGCATCGTCACCCTGGAGGGCGAGCTCTTAAGCGCCGGCGGTTCCATGACGGGCGGCGCCTTTAAGAATTCCAGCAACCTGCTGGGACGGCGCAGGGAGATTGATGAGTTAGAGAACACCTGCAGCAAGGCGCTGGTCCAGGTGGAGAAGATTCAAAAGGAACTGAACCTGGAAGAATCCCTGGCTCAGGAGAAAAAGGGGGAACTGGAGAAGCTGCGCGCCGACATCCAGTCCATGGCCATCCGGGAGAATACCATCCGTATGAACATATCCCAGCTGGAGGATAAAAAGGCGGAGATTGCGGAGTCATCCACGGACCTGGTGCGCGAGCACGGACAGCTGGAGGAGCAGGTAAAGGAAATCAACGAGAGCCGTACGGCTCTCACCCAGGACTCCAGGGAACTGGAGCAGGTGAGTACCCAGGCCAACCAGGAGATAGAGGACAAGACGGTTCTCCTGGAGAACTCCAGGAAAGAGCGGGAGACCTGTGCTGCGGACCTGTCGGCCCTTCAGATGGAGGCAGCCAACCTGCGCCAGAAACAGGACTTTATCCGTGAAAACTCAGACCGTGTGTCCGGAGAAATAAAGAAGCTTACAGAGGAGTTTGACTCGCTGGCCGAAGGCACGGAAAATTCCGGGCAGGTGATTGAGGGCAAGCGCCAGGAGATTGCGCATCTGGGAGAACTGATTCAGAATGCCATGGTGCACATGAAGGAACTGGAACAGGTGATGGCGGGCCATGAGGCTGAAAAGGAGGAGATGTCCTTAAGGCAGAAGGCGTTTCTGGCAAAGCGGGAGGAACTGACCGCCCGCCTGGCAGAGCTGGACAAGGATATGTTCCGCGTCCAGGCCCAGAAGGAAAAGCTGGAGGAAAAGCTGGAGGCTTCCACCGCCTATATGTGGTCGGAATATGAGATGACCTACTCCACGGCACTGGAGCTTAAAAGGGAGGAATACCAGTCCGTCCCTGAGGTAAAGAAGCTTATAGATGAATTGAAATCCAGAATAAAGGGACTGGGCAACATCAATGTCAACGCCATTGAGGATTATAAAGAGGTATCGGAGCGCTACGAGTTTATGCGGACCCAGCACGAGGACCTGGTCACTGCCCAGGCCGAGCTGGAGAAAATCATTGAGGAACTGGATACCGGGATGCGGCGTCAGTTTGAAGAGAAGTTTGGTGAAATACGGGCTGAATTCGACAAGGTCTTTAAGGAATTGTTCGGAGGCGGACGGGGCACACTGGAACTGATGGAGGACGAGGACATCCTGGAGGCAGGCATACAGATCATTGCCCAGCCCCCGGGCAAGAAGCTGCAGAACATGATGCAGCTCTCAGGCGGTGAAAAGGCTCTCACAGCCATTTCCCTGCTGTTTGCCATCCAGAACCTAAAGCCGTCCCCATTCTGTCTTCTGGATGAGATTGAGGCAGCCCTGGACGATTCCAATGTGGACCGTTTCGCAGGATACCTTCACAAGCTGACCAGGAATACCCAGTTCATCGTTATCACCCACAGAAGAGGCACCATGGTCTCAGCGGACCGCCTCTACGGCATCACCATGCAGGAGAAGGGCGTGTCCACGCTGGTCAGCGTGAACCTCATTGCAGATGACCTGGATAAATAG
- the plsX gene encoding phosphate acyltransferase PlsX, with protein sequence MIKVAVDAMGGDYAPGEMVAGAVEAVNAKPGIQVFLVGQEQAVVSELSKHTYNKDQIQVVNATEVIATEEPPVNAIRKKKDSSIVVGLNLVKQGEADAFVSAGSSGAILVSGQVIVGRNKGVERPPLAPLIPTEKGVSLLIDCGANVDARASHLAQFAQMGSIYMEHVMGIKNPRVAIVNIGAEEEKGNALVKETFPLLKECKGINFIGSIEAREIPHGGADVIVCEAFVGNVILKLYEGVGATLISMVKGGMMSTLRSKIGALLVKPALRETLKSFDGSQYGGAPLLGLKGLVVKTHGNSKRTEVRNSIIQCVTFKEQDINGKIRQCLDVQNEK encoded by the coding sequence ATGATTAAAGTAGCGGTAGACGCTATGGGCGGAGATTATGCGCCGGGCGAGATGGTAGCCGGAGCAGTGGAGGCTGTGAACGCAAAACCTGGCATCCAGGTATTTCTTGTGGGGCAGGAGCAGGCAGTTGTTTCAGAACTGTCAAAGCACACCTATAACAAGGACCAGATTCAGGTGGTGAACGCCACAGAAGTAATTGCCACTGAGGAGCCGCCGGTAAACGCTATCCGTAAGAAGAAGGACTCTTCCATTGTGGTGGGCTTAAACCTTGTAAAACAGGGAGAAGCCGATGCCTTTGTATCCGCCGGAAGTTCCGGGGCAATCCTGGTAAGCGGACAGGTGATAGTGGGACGCAATAAGGGTGTGGAACGTCCGCCGCTGGCACCGCTTATTCCTACGGAGAAAGGCGTATCACTTTTGATTGACTGTGGAGCCAATGTGGATGCCAGAGCGTCTCACCTGGCGCAGTTTGCCCAGATGGGTTCCATCTATATGGAGCATGTGATGGGAATTAAGAACCCGCGGGTAGCCATTGTCAATATCGGTGCGGAGGAAGAAAAAGGCAATGCGCTGGTGAAGGAGACATTTCCCCTGTTAAAGGAATGTAAGGGGATTAACTTCATCGGAAGCATTGAAGCCAGGGAAATTCCCCATGGCGGAGCGGATGTCATTGTCTGTGAGGCATTTGTGGGCAATGTAATCCTGAAGCTGTATGAAGGGGTTGGGGCCACCTTAATCAGCATGGTGAAGGGCGGTATGATGTCTACCCTGCGCAGTAAGATTGGCGCCCTTTTGGTAAAGCCGGCTCTCAGGGAAACACTTAAATCCTTTGACGGCAGCCAGTACGGCGGAGCCCCCCTGCTGGGTCTGAAAGGCCTTGTAGTCAAGACCCACGGCAATTCAAAGCGCACGGAGGTGCGTAATTCCATTATTCAATGTGTGACGTTTAAGGAACAGGATATCAATGGTAAAATCCGTCAGTGCCTGGACGTCCAAAACGAAAAATAA
- a CDS encoding radical SAM protein, whose product MNYEGQICRGPMERSSYMLPVAVGCSYNRCKFCTLFRHLKYRELPMEQIEGELERVRNLGGNPKHVFLGDGNAFGLDTGRLLKITDLIHRYFPDCCAINMDATVTNIRAKSQEELQALRAAGIRHLYLGIESGLDDVLVRMEKDHNLDQAYRQIDRIQNAGFIYDAHIMTGIAGHGRGRENAYATAEFFNRTRPRRVINFSLFLSHSAPLYREAQAKTFVPATELENLQEERLLLELLTTPGPLVYDGFHDRIEFRVRGTLPGEREKMLDKLDRAIERYKNQEPVITY is encoded by the coding sequence ATGAATTATGAAGGACAAATCTGCCGCGGTCCCATGGAACGCTCATCCTATATGCTTCCGGTTGCCGTTGGCTGTTCCTACAACCGGTGCAAATTCTGCACTCTGTTCCGACACCTGAAATACAGGGAGCTTCCCATGGAGCAGATAGAGGGGGAGCTGGAACGGGTCCGTAATCTGGGAGGGAATCCAAAGCACGTCTTTCTCGGTGACGGCAATGCCTTTGGACTGGACACAGGCCGTCTTCTTAAGATAACAGACCTGATCCACCGGTATTTTCCGGATTGCTGCGCCATCAACATGGATGCCACTGTCACCAATATCCGGGCCAAATCCCAAGAGGAGCTGCAGGCCCTCCGGGCTGCCGGTATACGCCATCTGTATTTAGGCATTGAAAGCGGCCTGGACGATGTCCTTGTCCGTATGGAAAAGGACCATAACCTGGACCAGGCATACCGCCAGATTGACCGGATTCAAAATGCGGGATTTATTTATGATGCCCATATCATGACCGGAATTGCAGGGCACGGAAGGGGAAGGGAAAATGCATATGCCACCGCAGAATTCTTCAACCGCACCAGGCCCCGGCGTGTCATAAACTTCTCATTGTTCCTGTCTCACAGCGCCCCTCTGTACCGCGAGGCCCAGGCCAAAACCTTTGTTCCTGCCACGGAGCTGGAAAACCTGCAGGAGGAACGGCTGCTTCTGGAACTTCTGACCACCCCGGGGCCCCTGGTATACGACGGATTCCACGACCGCATTGAGTTCCGGGTCCGGGGAACCCTGCCCGGCGAAAGGGAGAAGATGCTGGATAAACTGGACCGGGCCATTGAACGGTACAAGAATCAGGAGCCGGTTATTACGTACTAA